From the genome of Opisthocomus hoazin isolate bOpiHoa1 chromosome 8, bOpiHoa1.hap1, whole genome shotgun sequence, one region includes:
- the LOC104338476 gene encoding histone H2B 1/2/3/4/6: protein MPEPAKSAPAPKKGSKKAVTKTQKKGDKKRKKSRKESYSIYVYKVLKQVHPDTGISSKAMGIMNSFVNDIFERIAGEASRLAHYNKRSTITSREIQTAVRLLLPGELAKHAVSEGTKAVTKYTSSK, encoded by the coding sequence ATGCCTGAGCCGGCGAAGTCTGCCCCCGCGCCCAAGAAGGGCTCCAAGAAGGCAGTGACCAAGACACAGAAGAAGGGCGACAAGAAGCGCAAGAAGAGCCGCAAGGAGAGCTACTCGATCTACGTGTACAAGGTGCTGAAGCAGGTGCACCCGGACACGGGCATCTCGTCCAAAGCCATGGGCATCATGAACTCGTTCGTCAACGACATCTTCGAGCGCATCGCCGGCGAGGCCTCGCGCCTGGCGCACTACAACAAGCGCTCGACCATCACCTCGCGGGAGATCCAGACGGccgtgcggctgctgctgcccggcgAGCTGGCCAAGCACGCCGTCTCCGAGGGCACCAAGGCTGTCACCAAGTACACCAGCTCCAAGTAG
- the LOC104338487 gene encoding histone H2A-IV, translating to MSGRGKQGGKARAKAKSRSSRAGLQFPVGRVHRLLRKGNYAERVGAGAPVYLAAVLEYLTAEILELAGNAARDNKKTRIIPRHLQLAIRNDEELNKLLGKVTIAQGGVLPNIQAVLLPKKTDSHKAKAK from the coding sequence ATGTCCGGCCGCGGGAAGCAGGGCGGGAAGGCGCGGGCCAAGGCCAAGTCGCGCTCGTCGCGGGCCGGGCTGCAGTTCCCCGTGGGCCGCGTGCACCGGCTGCTGCGCAAGGGCAACTACGCGGAGCGGGTGGGTGCCGGCGCCCCGGTGTACCTGGCGGCCGTGCTGGAGTACCTGACGGCCGAGATCCTGGAGCTGGCGGGCAACGCGGCCCGCGACAACAAGAAGACGCGCATCATCCCGCGCCACCTGCAGCTGGCCATCCGCAACGACGAGGAGCTCAACAAGCTGCTGGGCAAGGTGACCATCGCGCAGGGTGGGGTGCTGCCCAACATCCAGGCCGTGCTGCTCCCCAAGAAGACTGACAGccacaaggctaaggccaagtgA
- the LOC142362163 gene encoding histone H2B 7-like has translation MPEPAKSAPAPKKGSKKAVTKTQKKGDKKRKRARKESYSIYVYKVLKQVHPDTGISSKAMGIMNSFVNDIFERIAGEASRLAHYNKRSTITSREIQTAVRLLLPGELAKHAVSEGTKAVTKYTSSK, from the coding sequence ATGCCTGAGCCGGCGAAGTCTGCCCCCGCGCCCAAGAAGGGCTCCAAGAAGGCGGTGACCAAGACGCAGAAGAAGGGCGACAAGAAGCGCAAGAGAGCAAGGAAGGAGAGCTACTCGATCTACGTGTACAAGGTACTGAAGCAGGTGCACCCGGACACGGGCATCTCGTCTAAGGCCATGGGCATCATGAACTCGTTCGTCAACGACATCTTTGAGCGCATCGCCGGCGAGGCCTCGCGCCTGGCGCACTACAACAAGCGCTCGACCATCACCTCGCGGGAGATCCAGACGGccgtgcggctgctgctgcccggcgAGCTGGCCAAGCACGCCGTCTCCGAGGGCACCAAGGCTGTCACCAAGTACACCAGCTCCAAGTAG
- the LOC142362162 gene encoding histone H1-like, whose translation MSETAPAAAPDAPAPAAKAAAKKPKKAAGGSKARKPAGPSVTELITKAVSVSKERKGLSLAALKKALAAGGYDVEKNNSRIKLGLKSLVSKGTLVQTKGTGASGSFRLSKKPGEVKEKAPKKRAAAAKPKKPAAKKPASAAKKPKKAAAVKKSPKKAKKPAAAAAKKAAKSPKKAAKTGRPKKAAKSPAKAKAVKPKAAKSKAAKPKAAKAKKAAPKKK comes from the coding sequence atgtCCGAGACCGCTCCAGCCGCCGCCCCCGAtgcgcccgctcccgccgccaaGGCCGCCGCCAAGAAGCCGAAGAAGGCGGCGGGCGGCTCCAAAGCCCGCAAGCCCGCGGGGCCCAGCGTCACCGAGCTGATCACCAAGGCCGTGTCTGTCTCCAAGGAGCGCAAGGGGCTCTCTCTCGCCGCGCTCAAAAAGGCGCTGGCCGCCGGCGGCTACGATGTGGAGAAGAACAACAGCCGTATCAAGTTGGGGCTCAAGAGCCTCGTCAGCAAGGGCACCCTGGTGCAGACCAAGGGCACCGGCGCCTCCGGCTCCTTCCGCCTCAGCAAAAAGCCGggagaagtgaaggaaaaagcCCCGAAGAAAAGGGCGGCCGCCGCCAAGCCAAAGAAGCCGGCGGCCAAGAAGCCCGCCAGCGCCGCCAAGAAGCCCAAGAAGGCAGCGGCGGTGAAGAAGAGCCCCAAGAAAGCCAAGAagccggcggctgcggcggccaaaaaagcagcaaagagccCAAAGAAAGCCGCCAAGACAGGCCGCCCCAAAAAGGCAGCGAAGAGCCCGGCCAAGGCGAAAGCGGTGAAGCCCAAAGCAGCCAAGTCCAAGGCGGCCAAGCCCAAAGCAGCCAAGGCAAAGAAAGCGGCGCCCAAGAAGAAGTAA